Within the Mucilaginibacter sp. CSA2-8R genome, the region TAGTTTTCATTCTTTTCATGGCTGCTATATAACCTGCCGGACTGAGAGTGCCGCCTTTTACCGGTGGTAGAAGTTGACGGATATTTGCTTCAATCCATACATTATCTGATGCAATAATGGTGGGCTGTTTGATTTTATCCACCAATACATACTGTGAGCCGTAAGTATGCTTTGAGCCGGTGAAAACCTTAATACCAGGCAAAATTTGCTGGTTGTCTCCGCTAATTAATTTTAGTCTGCCGGCAAGATTTAACTCAGTCAGCTTTCTAACATCGCGCTTGGCAAAACCACCTGTATCTTTGGGCTGCTGCCAGGCACGACCTACAAAGTAATCAAAATCTTCTTTTTGCATCCAAAATTGAGCTTTTGGAAAATGGTTTACGCCATCAATATGGTCCCAGTGCGGATGGCTAATAATTACATCGGTAACATCTTCAGGCTTGACACCCAACTGCCTCAAAGCAGAATCGGGCCGAATGTAAGAACTAAGCTGAAACTCTTTCGCATCCTCAATATCGCGCTCAAACCCTGCATCTACTAATATGCAACGGCCAGTGCTGCTTTTAATGAGCCAGATAGAAAATGTAATATCAAGCTGTTCGGTCTTTGACCCACCCTGGGCCCAGTCGGCCGCTGTAAACGGGTAACCGGAATGGGCAAAGGGCACAGCATAAATTTTATAGGCCGGTGTCTGTGCATCTACATCTGTATGGATAACAAAAAGAAATACAGTAATCAGGAGACTGATACGGTAAAGCATGCTGGTTAAAATTTATATAAAAGCTAATTTATCAAAATGCTATAAAACAGTAGGCTGAGCCTACTGTAAAAAGGTTTGTTATTTTAATTTTTTGCAATTCAGCTCTTTTGAACCGATATTATTAAAACTATAATGGCTGCAAAACGCTGTTATAAATTATAAACACTTGTATTATGACGAAGCACACTTTTCCGAACCAGCCGGAGGAAATGCCGAGTATTACGCCCCAACCCGAAATAGAGCGCCCGGGAGACCCAACTGAACCCACTATACCACAG harbors:
- a CDS encoding N-acyl homoserine lactonase family protein yields the protein MLYRISLLITVFLFVIHTDVDAQTPAYKIYAVPFAHSGYPFTAADWAQGGSKTEQLDITFSIWLIKSSTGRCILVDAGFERDIEDAKEFQLSSYIRPDSALRQLGVKPEDVTDVIISHPHWDHIDGVNHFPKAQFWMQKEDFDYFVGRAWQQPKDTGGFAKRDVRKLTELNLAGRLKLISGDNQQILPGIKVFTGSKHTYGSQYVLVDKIKQPTIIASDNVWIEANIRQLLPPVKGGTLSPAGYIAAMKRMKTMVKQSKYIIPGHDGVVYKRFPAVGNGIVQIK